In the genome of Phlebotomus papatasi isolate M1 chromosome 2, Ppap_2.1, whole genome shotgun sequence, one region contains:
- the LOC129802066 gene encoding putative inorganic phosphate cotransporter isoform X1, with amino-acid sequence MVATSENRTRNGHVLVWEQPALFQSEDGKLKKWWGTRHFVTFMLFLGMANAYVMRTNMSVAIVAMVNHTALEAEVEELDDECPDTDYGNHTDIPQDGEFAWSTSLQGYILSSFFYGYVITQIPFGILSKRFGALRFLGWGMFINSAFAFLVPVAARQGGFGWLIVVRFIQGLGEGPIVPCTHALLAKWIPPNERSRMGAFVYAGAQFGTIVSMPLSGLLAEYGFDGGWPSIFYVFGIIGVVWSLAFIWLIYEDPSSHPTIDEKEKKYIISSLWGTASITNPPIPFKAIIKSLPFYAILLAHMGQNYGYETLMTELPTYMKQVLRFSIKENGILSALPYLAMWLFSMFISVIADWMISSNRFSLTATRKIINSIGQYGPAICLVVASFTGCDRILTVAVLTIGMGLNGGIYSGFKINHLDITPRFAGILMAFTNCTANLAGLLAPIAAGNLIEGKPTIAAWQVVFFIAAFVYVFCATFYNVFASGVRQPWDNPLNDEPETRRSIPNGHSNTVIESRQ; translated from the exons atggtGGCCACCAGTGAAAATCGTACAAGAAATGGTCACGTTCTTGTGTGGGAGCAACCAGCACTTTTTCAGAGTGAAGATGGAAAACTCAAAA AATGGTGGGGAACACGCCACTTTGTTACATTCATGCTCTTCCTGGGTATGGCCAATGCCTATGTCATGAGGACGAACATGTCCGTAGCCATTGTGGCTATGGTGAATCATACGGCTCTGGAGGCTGAAGTGGAGGAGCTGGATGATGAGTGTCCGGACACAGATTACGGCAATCACACGGATATACCGCAGGACGGAGAATTTGCGTGGAGCACGAGTCTACAGGGCTACATCCTCTCCTCCTTCTTCTACGGTTACGTCATCACACAAATCCCCTTCGGTATTCTGTCCAAACGCTTCGGAGCTTTGCGTTTCCTGGGCTGGGGCATGTTCATCAACTCAGCATTTGCCTTCCTGGTGCCAGTTGCAGCCCGACAGGGTGGTTTCGGTTGGCTGATTGTAGTGAGATTTATTCAAGGCCTGGGCGAGGGTCCTATTGTACCCTGTACCCATGCACTCCTGGCCAAATGGATTCCGCCCAATGAACGATCACGGATGGGAGCTTTTGTGTACGCTGGAGCTCAGTTTGGTACGATCGTATCCATGCCATTGTCTGGATTGTTGGCTGAATATGGCTTCGACGGGGGATGGCCTTCGATCTTCTACGTCTTTGGGATCATCGGCGTTGTGTGGTCTCTGGCTTTCATCTGGCTGATCTACGAGGATCCCTCGTCACATCCCACAATCGACGAAAAGGAGAAGAAGTACATTATCAGTTCCCTATGGGGCACAGCCTCGATAACG AATCCTCCGATTCCGTTCAAGGCGATTATCAAATCTCTTCCATTCTACGCCATCCTCCTTGCTCACATGGGCCAGAACTATGGCTACGAGACGCTCATGACTGAGCTTCCAACGTACATGAAGCAAGTCTTGCGCTTCTCCATCAAAGAG AATGGAATTCTCTCAGCCCTGCCCTACTTGGCCATGTGGCTGTTCTCGATGTTTATCTCTGTGATTGCTGACTGGATGATCTCATCCAATCGCTTCTCCCTCACAGCAACCAGAAAAATCATCAACAGTATCGGACAGTATGGTCCTGCGATTTGTCTGGTGGTAGCTTCCTTCACGGGCTGTGATCGTATCCTTACTGTGGCAGTTCTCACAATTGGCATGGGTCTCAATGGTGGCATCTACTCTGGCTTCAAGATCAATCACTTGGACATTACTCCACGCTTTGCCGGCATTCTCATGGCTTTCACAAATTGCACAGCCAATTTGGCCGGGCTGTTGGCACCAATTGCAGCTGGGAACCTCATTGAGGGCAAG CCCACAATTGCCGCCTGGCAGGTTGTCTTCTTCATTGCGGCATTTGTTTACGTCTTCTGCGCCACTTTCTACAACGTCTTTGCCTCTGGTGTGAGACAACCGTGGGATAATCCCCTCAATGATGAGCCAGAGACAAGGCGATCCATCCCAAATGGTCACTCAAACACCGTCATTGAGTCGCGTCAGTAG
- the LOC129802066 gene encoding putative inorganic phosphate cotransporter isoform X2, with protein MTVSKEFICEQNQEPSKKWWGTRHFVTFMLFLGMANAYVMRTNMSVAIVAMVNHTALEAEVEELDDECPDTDYGNHTDIPQDGEFAWSTSLQGYILSSFFYGYVITQIPFGILSKRFGALRFLGWGMFINSAFAFLVPVAARQGGFGWLIVVRFIQGLGEGPIVPCTHALLAKWIPPNERSRMGAFVYAGAQFGTIVSMPLSGLLAEYGFDGGWPSIFYVFGIIGVVWSLAFIWLIYEDPSSHPTIDEKEKKYIISSLWGTASITNPPIPFKAIIKSLPFYAILLAHMGQNYGYETLMTELPTYMKQVLRFSIKENGILSALPYLAMWLFSMFISVIADWMISSNRFSLTATRKIINSIGQYGPAICLVVASFTGCDRILTVAVLTIGMGLNGGIYSGFKINHLDITPRFAGILMAFTNCTANLAGLLAPIAAGNLIEGKPTIAAWQVVFFIAAFVYVFCATFYNVFASGVRQPWDNPLNDEPETRRSIPNGHSNTVIESRQ; from the exons AATGGTGGGGAACACGCCACTTTGTTACATTCATGCTCTTCCTGGGTATGGCCAATGCCTATGTCATGAGGACGAACATGTCCGTAGCCATTGTGGCTATGGTGAATCATACGGCTCTGGAGGCTGAAGTGGAGGAGCTGGATGATGAGTGTCCGGACACAGATTACGGCAATCACACGGATATACCGCAGGACGGAGAATTTGCGTGGAGCACGAGTCTACAGGGCTACATCCTCTCCTCCTTCTTCTACGGTTACGTCATCACACAAATCCCCTTCGGTATTCTGTCCAAACGCTTCGGAGCTTTGCGTTTCCTGGGCTGGGGCATGTTCATCAACTCAGCATTTGCCTTCCTGGTGCCAGTTGCAGCCCGACAGGGTGGTTTCGGTTGGCTGATTGTAGTGAGATTTATTCAAGGCCTGGGCGAGGGTCCTATTGTACCCTGTACCCATGCACTCCTGGCCAAATGGATTCCGCCCAATGAACGATCACGGATGGGAGCTTTTGTGTACGCTGGAGCTCAGTTTGGTACGATCGTATCCATGCCATTGTCTGGATTGTTGGCTGAATATGGCTTCGACGGGGGATGGCCTTCGATCTTCTACGTCTTTGGGATCATCGGCGTTGTGTGGTCTCTGGCTTTCATCTGGCTGATCTACGAGGATCCCTCGTCACATCCCACAATCGACGAAAAGGAGAAGAAGTACATTATCAGTTCCCTATGGGGCACAGCCTCGATAACG AATCCTCCGATTCCGTTCAAGGCGATTATCAAATCTCTTCCATTCTACGCCATCCTCCTTGCTCACATGGGCCAGAACTATGGCTACGAGACGCTCATGACTGAGCTTCCAACGTACATGAAGCAAGTCTTGCGCTTCTCCATCAAAGAG AATGGAATTCTCTCAGCCCTGCCCTACTTGGCCATGTGGCTGTTCTCGATGTTTATCTCTGTGATTGCTGACTGGATGATCTCATCCAATCGCTTCTCCCTCACAGCAACCAGAAAAATCATCAACAGTATCGGACAGTATGGTCCTGCGATTTGTCTGGTGGTAGCTTCCTTCACGGGCTGTGATCGTATCCTTACTGTGGCAGTTCTCACAATTGGCATGGGTCTCAATGGTGGCATCTACTCTGGCTTCAAGATCAATCACTTGGACATTACTCCACGCTTTGCCGGCATTCTCATGGCTTTCACAAATTGCACAGCCAATTTGGCCGGGCTGTTGGCACCAATTGCAGCTGGGAACCTCATTGAGGGCAAG CCCACAATTGCCGCCTGGCAGGTTGTCTTCTTCATTGCGGCATTTGTTTACGTCTTCTGCGCCACTTTCTACAACGTCTTTGCCTCTGGTGTGAGACAACCGTGGGATAATCCCCTCAATGATGAGCCAGAGACAAGGCGATCCATCCCAAATGGTCACTCAAACACCGTCATTGAGTCGCGTCAGTAG